Proteins encoded by one window of Nitrincola iocasae:
- a CDS encoding DUF3095 family protein: MDKPRLSARRIPARLQLHAILSADIPGFNAMLHRIINFEQQALDLSHYQQLPDNWYIAVADVVGSTQLASAGRDKDVNFIAGAAVAVLTPALTSNDELAAVQFGGDGILAAVPGDKAEQVRTLLAALAYWAKEVFSIELRIGMVPVKSLNQSGLKTYASLQMVSDKHAFGLFLGEGIQAADDWVKQDSQWHIPPAQGALPGLENLSCRWHPIPSHRGCILSIIIDPLPPGDEGIRALDSLFRELNRIAPGELSSPLGKLEQLTPPAIPAWRSVSRELKNPNIGSPLKRLLRVYLGSFILWLAWRIGGKLGPVDAKRYLNSLHNRSDFRKQAGGPRMVLDLTPDEVTATLKLLDAAEARGEILYGTASSEASTLTCLVGDFQANDHIHFVDGQALGFWRASVVLKEKRLARAEKV, from the coding sequence ATGGATAAACCGCGTTTATCGGCTCGCCGCATTCCTGCCAGACTTCAGCTTCATGCTATATTATCTGCTGATATTCCGGGATTTAATGCCATGCTTCACAGAATCATTAACTTTGAACAACAAGCGCTTGATCTGAGCCATTACCAGCAACTGCCTGATAACTGGTATATCGCTGTTGCCGATGTGGTAGGCAGTACACAACTTGCCAGTGCGGGTCGTGATAAGGATGTCAATTTTATTGCTGGTGCCGCTGTTGCGGTATTGACACCGGCACTAACCAGCAATGATGAACTGGCAGCCGTCCAGTTTGGCGGTGACGGAATTTTAGCAGCAGTACCCGGTGACAAGGCTGAACAGGTCAGAACCTTACTTGCCGCCCTCGCCTATTGGGCCAAAGAAGTCTTTTCCATTGAACTGCGAATTGGCATGGTACCGGTAAAATCTTTAAACCAGTCTGGCCTGAAAACCTATGCATCCTTGCAGATGGTTAGTGATAAGCATGCATTTGGCCTGTTCCTGGGTGAAGGGATTCAGGCAGCAGATGATTGGGTAAAACAAGACTCTCAGTGGCATATACCACCCGCGCAGGGCGCACTCCCGGGACTGGAAAACCTGTCTTGTCGCTGGCACCCTATTCCCTCACATCGAGGTTGTATCTTATCAATCATCATCGATCCCCTGCCCCCCGGTGATGAAGGTATCCGGGCTCTGGATAGCCTGTTTCGCGAACTGAATCGTATTGCTCCCGGCGAGCTAAGCTCACCGCTTGGTAAACTGGAACAATTGACGCCCCCTGCCATTCCTGCCTGGCGCTCGGTTTCACGTGAGTTAAAAAACCCTAATATTGGCTCACCATTGAAACGCTTATTGCGAGTATATTTGGGTTCTTTCATCCTTTGGCTGGCTTGGCGGATAGGCGGAAAACTTGGCCCGGTGGATGCCAAGCGCTATCTAAACAGCTTGCATAATCGCAGTGATTTTCGCAAACAAGCGGGTGGCCCTCGTATGGTACTGGATCTGACCCCTGATGAAGTCACGGCAACATTAAAGCTGCTGGATGCAGCCGAGGCTCGCGGCGAAATCCTTTACGGCACAGCCTCCAGCGAGGCTTCTACACTCACTTGTCTGGTAGGAGACTTTCAAGCCAATGATCATATCCACTTTGTTGATGGACAAGCACTGGGGTTTTGGCGAGCATCTGTAGTATTAAAGGAAAAACGTCTCGCCCGAGCTGAGAAAGTGTAA
- a CDS encoding 3',5'-cyclic-nucleotide phosphodiesterase: MKIEVLGCSGGMGSGEYTTCIRIDEHLLIDAGSGLGKLSQNDMLAIKQVFLTHAHLDHICFLPLLLDNLFELLESPVEVLALPETLEVLREHIFNWQVWPDFSVLPDKHQPVLCYRPLSVSTPLQTVDLTVIPMPASHAVPACGYRVVSTEGKVFCFSGDTSYDASVLQTFNQAGPINMLMLECAFPERLKTVADQSKHLTPQGLKQFLLQLEQPPENVLITHLKPAFRKEICDELTDLKLPSTLHFLSSGETFFL, translated from the coding sequence ATGAAAATCGAAGTCCTAGGTTGTAGTGGGGGTATGGGGAGTGGTGAGTACACTACCTGCATTCGAATTGATGAACATTTGTTGATTGATGCGGGCAGTGGACTGGGGAAGCTCTCACAGAATGATATGTTAGCTATTAAACAGGTGTTTTTGACTCATGCTCACCTGGACCATATTTGTTTTTTGCCGTTGCTGCTTGATAATCTGTTTGAGTTGCTGGAATCGCCGGTTGAGGTGCTGGCACTACCGGAGACTTTGGAGGTGCTGCGCGAGCATATTTTCAATTGGCAGGTTTGGCCTGATTTCAGTGTGTTACCGGATAAGCATCAGCCGGTATTGTGTTATCGGCCTTTAAGTGTATCGACTCCCTTGCAAACAGTCGATTTAACTGTGATTCCTATGCCTGCAAGCCATGCCGTTCCTGCTTGCGGTTATCGCGTTGTATCAACAGAGGGTAAGGTGTTTTGTTTCAGCGGTGACACTAGCTATGATGCTTCTGTACTTCAGACTTTTAATCAGGCCGGCCCTATTAATATGCTGATGCTGGAGTGTGCATTCCCTGAACGCCTGAAAACAGTTGCAGATCAGAGCAAACACTTGACGCCTCAAGGTTTGAAGCAGTTTCTGCTGCAACTGGAGCAGCCGCCAGAAAACGTGTTGATCACGCACTTGAAACCTGCTTTCAGAAAAGAGATCTGTGATGAATTGACTGACCTGAAGCTACCCTCGACGTTACACTTTCTCAGCTCGGGCGAGACGTTTTTCCTTTAA
- a CDS encoding HD family phosphohydrolase produces MTLNDTEKQGKPLEQQVRRLNQIGIALSAEHDKLQLLELILSSARELTSADAGTLYLLDEHAQCLQFALVQNDQLEIYLGGHQQPGVELFKPIALYLDNGKPNEQLVVAWSVLHQQTIRIADAYDHSSFDFSGTRTFDQQSGYRSRSFLTVPLVNHEGEVFAALQLINKLSSGEVVAFSETDQELAESLASQAAVALTNQRLIEEMKILFDSFTRVLATAIDKKSPHTGNHCRRVPDATLFLAEAVSASNHPAVKDFVMSDADFYELKTAAWLHDCGKVVTPHHVMEKSRKLETVFDRIELVATRIEILLRDLEIQQLKHSPTAAEAEKLEAEQVQLLEDLEFLRRVNVGTEYTTDADLMRIQSLAEKSWVDHQGTRQSLLSDDEQMNLSIRRGTLNPEERQTMNDHMVATLDMLEQLPFPKHLRRVPEYAGCHHERMDGKGYPRGLTRDQMSIPARVMGVADVFEALTAKERPYKEPMKLSQALMIMGRMVEDKHLDPDLFAVFVEARVYERYAAIHLSPEQIDDVDIAALPGLNKDIIDENRSPRL; encoded by the coding sequence ATGACTTTAAATGATACTGAAAAGCAGGGTAAGCCACTGGAACAGCAAGTACGTCGGCTGAATCAGATTGGTATTGCCTTGTCTGCCGAACATGATAAGTTGCAATTACTTGAGCTGATTCTCAGTAGTGCTCGTGAACTGACCAGTGCCGATGCGGGTACTCTTTATCTGCTAGATGAACACGCACAATGCTTGCAGTTTGCACTTGTCCAGAATGACCAGTTAGAGATTTATTTAGGGGGGCATCAACAGCCTGGTGTTGAGCTGTTTAAGCCTATCGCCCTGTATCTGGATAACGGGAAGCCAAATGAGCAGTTGGTTGTGGCTTGGTCGGTTTTACACCAGCAAACAATACGAATTGCCGATGCTTACGACCATAGCAGCTTCGATTTCAGTGGTACACGTACATTTGATCAGCAGAGTGGTTATCGCTCGCGTTCCTTTCTGACGGTGCCTTTGGTAAACCATGAGGGCGAAGTGTTTGCGGCCCTGCAGCTGATTAATAAGCTGTCATCTGGTGAAGTAGTTGCCTTTTCAGAAACGGATCAGGAACTGGCCGAATCCCTGGCCTCTCAGGCTGCTGTGGCCCTGACTAACCAGCGTCTGATTGAAGAAATGAAAATCCTGTTTGATAGTTTTACCCGGGTGTTGGCGACTGCAATAGACAAAAAATCGCCTCACACAGGTAATCATTGCCGACGCGTTCCAGATGCAACGCTGTTTCTGGCTGAAGCCGTATCAGCCTCAAACCATCCGGCTGTTAAAGACTTTGTTATGAGCGATGCCGATTTCTACGAGTTGAAAACAGCGGCCTGGCTACATGACTGCGGTAAAGTCGTTACACCACACCATGTGATGGAAAAATCACGCAAGCTGGAAACGGTGTTTGACCGCATAGAGTTGGTGGCTACACGTATTGAAATTCTGCTGCGTGATTTGGAAATACAGCAACTCAAACACTCCCCGACAGCCGCGGAGGCGGAAAAACTTGAGGCTGAGCAAGTGCAGCTACTCGAGGATCTTGAATTTCTCAGGCGCGTTAATGTCGGTACAGAATACACTACGGATGCTGATCTGATGCGCATACAAAGCCTGGCTGAGAAAAGTTGGGTCGATCATCAGGGAACACGACAATCACTTCTTAGCGATGATGAGCAAATGAACCTGTCGATTCGTCGGGGTACGTTGAATCCAGAAGAACGTCAGACTATGAATGACCATATGGTGGCGACCCTGGATATGCTGGAGCAGCTGCCTTTTCCCAAACACCTGCGACGTGTGCCTGAATATGCTGGCTGTCATCATGAGCGCATGGATGGTAAGGGCTACCCGAGGGGATTGACGCGTGATCAGATGTCAATTCCGGCTCGTGTTATGGGCGTTGCTGATGTGTTTGAAGCGCTTACCGCGAAAGAGCGCCCCTACAAGGAACCGATGAAACTATCGCAAGCACTGATGATTATGGGGCGTATGGTTGAGGATAAACATCTGGACCCTGATCTGTTTGCTGTATTTGTGGAAGCACGGGTATATGAACGTTATGCGGCAATACATTTATCACCGGAGCAGATAGATGATGTTGATATAGCCGCATTGCCTGGATTGAATAAGGACATCATTGATGAAAATCGAAGTCCTAGGTTGTAG
- a CDS encoding type II secretion system F family protein produces MATAAKKEKKKATFQWEGKDRSGNRSKGKIDAENVAIAKSLLRKQGINPNKVSKQSNMSLLGNKNKPVKPLDVAFFTRQMATMMKSGVPLLQGLEIVANGTEKLKLKELTYDIRNEVNGGSDFSTALSRHPKQFDDLTCSLVRAGEQSGALETMLDRIATYKEKIESLKAKIKKAMTYPAAVVAVGIIVSAILLVKVVPQFQDIFSSFGADLPAFTLFVIGLSDLAQKYWFFALIGFVLLGFGFTKLMEKSQKFHDAVDRFVLKIPVLGAILYKAAIARFSRTLSTTFAAGVPLVSALDSAAGAAGNVVFRTAIIQVRNGVSTGQSLQNAVNMTGIFPAMVTQMISIGEEAGSLDTMLDKIASFYEEEVDNAVDNLSSLLEPLIMVVLGTLVGGLVIAMYLPIFQLGNVV; encoded by the coding sequence ATGGCTACAGCAGCAAAAAAGGAAAAGAAAAAAGCCACGTTCCAATGGGAAGGCAAGGATCGCAGTGGTAATCGCAGTAAGGGTAAAATCGACGCTGAAAATGTGGCAATTGCCAAATCATTGTTGCGCAAACAAGGCATCAACCCCAATAAGGTTTCCAAGCAAAGCAACATGTCGTTGCTGGGCAATAAAAACAAGCCGGTTAAACCGCTCGATGTCGCATTTTTCACCCGCCAGATGGCGACGATGATGAAATCGGGTGTTCCGCTGTTACAGGGTCTTGAGATTGTTGCCAACGGTACAGAAAAGCTAAAGCTCAAAGAACTCACGTACGATATACGTAACGAAGTGAATGGCGGCAGTGACTTTTCCACGGCGCTGAGCCGTCACCCGAAACAATTTGATGATCTGACCTGTTCTCTGGTCAGGGCTGGCGAACAGTCCGGTGCACTGGAAACCATGCTCGACCGAATTGCCACCTACAAAGAAAAAATTGAATCACTGAAAGCCAAGATCAAAAAAGCCATGACCTACCCGGCGGCGGTGGTTGCCGTGGGTATTATCGTTTCCGCCATTCTACTGGTTAAGGTTGTGCCACAGTTCCAGGACATTTTCAGCAGCTTTGGTGCTGACCTGCCAGCCTTCACCCTGTTTGTCATTGGTCTGTCAGACCTGGCGCAGAAATACTGGTTTTTCGCCCTGATCGGCTTTGTTCTGCTCGGTTTTGGGTTTACCAAGCTGATGGAGAAATCACAAAAATTCCATGATGCCGTAGACCGCTTTGTGCTCAAGATTCCGGTATTGGGTGCCATCCTGTACAAGGCCGCTATTGCGCGTTTTTCACGCACCCTGTCCACCACCTTTGCCGCTGGTGTTCCGCTGGTTTCAGCACTCGATTCAGCCGCCGGGGCGGCAGGCAATGTGGTTTTCAGAACAGCGATCATTCAGGTACGTAACGGGGTATCCACCGGTCAGTCTTTGCAGAATGCGGTTAATATGACGGGCATCTTTCCTGCCATGGTGACGCAAATGATCTCCATAGGCGAGGAAGCGGGTTCACTGGATACCATGCTGGACAAAATTGCCTCTTTTTACGAAGAGGAGGTCGACAATGCCGTTGATAACCTGTCCAGCCTGCTTGAACCTTTAATCATGGTCGTACTGGGCACTCTGGTCGGGGGTCTGGTTATCGCCATGTACCTGCCAATCTTCCAGTTGGGTAATGTTGTCTAA
- a CDS encoding ABC transporter ATP-binding protein has product MNSQQMVTGAIQIEDPAIDTRDIQIQALHLNKRYRRDDALAVNDLSFTLHKGEILALLGPSGCGKTTTLRMIAGFEQADSGQIFLQGREVTHLTPQQRKIGIVFQDYALFPHMTIEQNVMFAMRDTPKGERADKATSWLELMRLDTLRQRYPNELSGGQQQRVALARTLAAEPELVLLDEPFSNLDASLRESTRNEMRALFKRSGTTVILVTHDQAEALTFADKVGVMNQGFLVQTDTPQQVYQHPANAFVARFLGHTNLLYGDALDGFVNTPLGQLQVEKSLQGQVQMSVRPEDLHLSPAPRCDAAARVISREFRGHDYFYTLERDGVQYCVIAPRHQNFEVGSWVNINVLRGGSVLSG; this is encoded by the coding sequence ATGAACAGTCAGCAAATGGTTACAGGGGCTATTCAGATTGAAGACCCGGCGATTGATACGCGTGATATTCAGATTCAGGCGCTGCATCTGAATAAGCGTTACCGCCGTGACGATGCTCTGGCGGTGAATGATTTGTCGTTTACTTTGCATAAGGGTGAAATATTAGCCTTGTTAGGGCCCAGTGGCTGTGGCAAAACTACCACACTGCGGATGATTGCCGGTTTTGAGCAGGCTGATAGCGGTCAGATTTTTTTGCAGGGGCGCGAAGTAACCCATCTGACACCGCAGCAGCGTAAAATCGGCATAGTGTTTCAGGATTACGCGTTATTCCCACACATGACCATTGAGCAAAATGTCATGTTTGCCATGCGTGATACTCCTAAGGGCGAGCGTGCCGATAAAGCTACCAGCTGGCTGGAGTTGATGCGCCTGGATACACTACGTCAGCGTTACCCTAATGAGTTATCCGGTGGGCAGCAACAGCGCGTAGCTCTGGCCCGTACACTGGCGGCTGAACCAGAACTGGTACTACTGGATGAGCCTTTTTCTAACCTGGATGCTTCATTACGTGAATCAACCCGTAATGAAATGCGTGCGCTGTTTAAGCGTTCTGGTACAACGGTGATTCTGGTGACACACGATCAGGCAGAAGCGCTCACCTTTGCTGATAAGGTGGGGGTGATGAATCAGGGTTTTCTGGTTCAGACCGATACGCCCCAGCAGGTGTATCAGCATCCTGCCAATGCCTTTGTGGCCCGTTTTCTGGGGCATACCAATCTGCTTTATGGCGATGCGCTGGATGGCTTTGTCAATACACCACTGGGCCAGTTGCAGGTTGAGAAAAGTCTACAGGGGCAGGTGCAGATGTCGGTACGCCCTGAAGACCTGCATTTGAGTCCAGCACCTCGCTGTGATGCAGCGGCTCGGGTGATCTCCCGGGAGTTTCGTGGTCATGATTACTTCTACACGCTGGAACGTGATGGCGTACAGTACTGTGTTATCGCACCGCGTCATCAGAACTTTGAGGTTGGTAGCTGGGTAAACATTAATGTGCTGCGTGGTGGTTCAGTACTGTCAGGCTAA
- a CDS encoding ABC transporter permease: protein MHNHSKVEAGKHESLQVKVKRPPLYLLVPAVAVSVCMIIPLLYLFLRAGQAEPDQLMELVFRPRNFQLLLNTLALAGGVLFICTFLALPLAWLVTRSDIRAKRLLTIMAVVPLAVPGYVMAYALLGVGGNLGVLSQVFGIQVQNISGYWGAVWALALYTFPYIFLNLRAALLGLDTSLEESAQSLGYSRAEVFRKIMLPHLMPALLAGYLVVGLYVLGDFGAVALMRYEAFSYAIFTQYSGAFDRIYAAWLSIMLLVLAASFLVMEAYLLKRKRLASVGSGVARSAAPQRLGKLALPAWIYIGFVFAASIGLPIAMLSYWVIVVPPDISVFLQVPWTFLRSAAAAAPAAVLAATMALPVCYLSVRYPSRLTSAIEQSTYIGYALPPLTLALAMVFFALQTAYFFYQTLGLLIFAWTLATLALAMGPIRSAIIQTRPNTEEAAYSLGYGPVSTFFYVVFPRLRRGILASLALVFLFCMKELPITFLLAPTGYSTLAVTVFSRTSEGLMAEAAPFAAAIVLFSGLSVGMVLNREKIKGSQ from the coding sequence ATGCATAATCATAGTAAGGTAGAGGCTGGTAAGCACGAATCATTACAAGTCAAAGTTAAACGTCCCCCTCTGTATTTGCTGGTACCTGCTGTTGCTGTATCGGTTTGCATGATTATTCCTCTGCTGTATCTTTTCCTTCGCGCAGGGCAAGCTGAGCCTGATCAATTGATGGAGCTGGTTTTCCGTCCGCGAAACTTTCAACTGCTTCTCAATACCCTGGCCTTAGCCGGTGGCGTGTTATTTATTTGCACTTTTCTGGCATTACCCTTGGCTTGGCTGGTAACTCGCAGTGATATCCGCGCCAAACGTTTACTGACTATTATGGCTGTAGTGCCGCTTGCAGTACCTGGGTATGTCATGGCTTATGCGTTGTTGGGCGTCGGTGGAAACCTGGGTGTATTGTCGCAGGTGTTTGGCATACAAGTGCAGAATATTTCTGGCTACTGGGGCGCTGTGTGGGCTTTGGCGCTTTATACTTTTCCGTATATTTTTCTGAATCTTCGTGCTGCACTGCTTGGGTTGGACACTAGCCTGGAAGAAAGTGCTCAGAGTCTTGGTTATTCCCGAGCTGAAGTATTCCGCAAGATTATGCTGCCGCACCTGATGCCCGCTTTGCTGGCAGGTTATTTAGTGGTAGGGCTTTATGTGCTGGGTGATTTCGGTGCGGTTGCGCTGATGCGTTATGAAGCTTTCAGTTATGCGATTTTTACCCAGTATTCAGGCGCATTTGATCGAATTTATGCGGCCTGGTTGTCCATTATGCTATTGGTGCTTGCCGCCAGCTTTCTGGTTATGGAAGCTTATTTGCTCAAGCGTAAACGGCTTGCCAGTGTGGGTAGTGGTGTTGCGCGTTCTGCGGCTCCCCAGCGTTTAGGTAAGCTGGCCTTGCCTGCATGGATCTATATAGGCTTTGTTTTTGCTGCCTCTATTGGACTGCCCATAGCCATGTTGTCTTATTGGGTGATTGTGGTCCCACCGGATATAAGTGTGTTTCTTCAGGTGCCCTGGACTTTCTTGCGCTCTGCTGCCGCCGCTGCTCCAGCGGCTGTCCTGGCGGCAACTATGGCCTTGCCGGTTTGTTACTTGTCGGTTCGCTATCCTTCACGCCTGACCAGCGCGATAGAGCAATCAACCTATATAGGTTATGCCTTGCCACCACTGACATTGGCACTTGCTATGGTGTTTTTTGCATTGCAGACAGCGTATTTCTTTTATCAGACGCTGGGATTATTGATTTTTGCCTGGACGCTGGCGACACTGGCGTTAGCGATGGGGCCGATTCGCAGTGCAATTATTCAAACCCGGCCGAACACTGAAGAAGCGGCGTATTCATTAGGCTATGGTCCAGTGAGTACATTTTTCTATGTTGTTTTTCCACGCCTGCGCCGTGGTATTCTAGCCTCTTTGGCGCTGGTTTTTCTATTCTGCATGAAAGAGCTGCCGATTACCTTTCTACTGGCGCCGACAGGGTATAGTACACTGGCTGTGACGGTGTTCTCGCGCACTTCCGAAGGGTTAATGGCTGAGGCCGCGCCTTTTGCGGCTGCGATAGTGCTTTTCTCTGGTCTGTCTGTGGGCATGGTCTTGAATCGTGAAAAAATCAAGGGGAGTCAATGA
- a CDS encoding iron ABC transporter substrate-binding protein: MQKKLYTGMALIGALVAAPFVAATELTLYSGRGESLVQPIIEQFEKKSGINVNVRYGDTAQLAVLIQEEGDRSPADLYWGQDAGAMGALANSGMLDELPDSLYANLPEIFTSNTGQWVAASGRSRVVAYSTERVSEDEIPASVFDATNPEYKGRFGFAPTNGSFQSFVTAMRAVHGDAKTLEWLEGMKANDAKIYRNNSTQVQAIGDGEIDFGLVNNYYLPRFVAVDADFPVKQTYFKKDDIGNLVNVAGVAVLKTSDNKEAAVEFIEYMLSPSAQQYFTSVVNEYPVVDGIIPNPVLGSLETLLDVAPVVDLDQLSDLEGTLKLLRDAELL; encoded by the coding sequence ATGCAAAAGAAACTTTATACCGGCATGGCGCTCATCGGTGCGCTAGTAGCAGCCCCCTTCGTTGCAGCGACAGAGTTGACCCTCTACTCAGGTCGTGGTGAATCATTAGTGCAACCCATTATTGAACAGTTTGAAAAGAAAAGTGGTATCAATGTAAATGTGCGTTATGGCGATACAGCACAACTGGCCGTACTGATTCAGGAAGAGGGTGATCGCTCTCCTGCGGACCTATATTGGGGGCAGGATGCTGGCGCAATGGGCGCCTTGGCAAATTCGGGTATGCTCGATGAGCTGCCAGATAGCCTATACGCTAATCTACCCGAAATTTTTACCAGCAATACCGGACAGTGGGTGGCAGCGAGTGGTCGTTCACGTGTTGTAGCTTATTCTACTGAACGTGTTTCTGAGGATGAAATTCCTGCTTCTGTTTTTGATGCGACCAACCCTGAATACAAAGGCCGTTTTGGCTTTGCACCAACAAATGGTAGCTTTCAGTCTTTTGTGACGGCTATGCGTGCTGTTCACGGCGATGCGAAAACCCTGGAATGGCTTGAGGGTATGAAAGCCAACGACGCTAAAATCTACCGTAACAACTCCACGCAAGTTCAGGCGATTGGTGACGGCGAGATAGACTTCGGCCTGGTTAATAATTATTATTTACCCCGCTTTGTCGCTGTGGACGCTGACTTTCCTGTGAAGCAGACCTACTTTAAAAAAGATGACATAGGTAATCTGGTAAATGTAGCTGGCGTTGCTGTTCTTAAAACCAGTGACAACAAAGAAGCCGCTGTAGAGTTTATCGAATACATGCTGTCTCCTTCTGCTCAGCAATATTTCACTTCTGTAGTGAATGAGTACCCGGTTGTTGATGGTATAATTCCTAATCCAGTTCTGGGTAGCCTGGAAACTTTGTTAGATGTTGCACCTGTTGTTGATCTGGATCAATTGTCTGATCTGGAAGGTACCCTTAAGCTTCTGCGTGATGCTGAATTGCTGTAA
- a CDS encoding prepilin peptidase, with protein MLMFELFAAHTWWAVFFALLLALLVGSFLNVVILRLPVMMEREWQAAIAADSTTTKPQDNFNLAVPRSRCNHCGHLIRWYENIPVISWLALRGKCSSCSSVISPRYPLIELLSGLLCAFIAWQYGITLTGLALMLLTWALIALTFIDIDHQLLPDSITLPLLWLGLLLNSFEVFTTLGNAVWGAALGYLALWCVYWAFKLLTGKEGMGYGDFKLLAALGAWGGAISLPMIILFSSVAGVLLAGGMIALRKHQAANPLPFGPYLAIAGWFAILWGEPIMRWYLSS; from the coding sequence ATGTTAATGTTTGAACTCTTTGCGGCCCACACCTGGTGGGCCGTTTTCTTCGCTCTGCTGCTGGCTTTGTTGGTAGGCAGTTTTCTGAATGTAGTTATTTTGCGTTTACCGGTAATGATGGAGCGTGAATGGCAAGCGGCCATTGCCGCAGACTCAACTACGACGAAACCGCAAGACAACTTCAACCTGGCAGTTCCACGCTCGCGTTGCAACCACTGTGGGCATTTGATTCGCTGGTATGAAAATATTCCTGTGATCAGTTGGCTGGCCTTACGGGGCAAGTGCAGCTCATGCAGCAGCGTGATCAGCCCTCGCTATCCGTTGATTGAGCTGCTCAGTGGTCTTCTATGTGCATTCATTGCCTGGCAGTACGGTATAACGCTGACAGGACTGGCGCTGATGTTGCTGACCTGGGCATTGATTGCCTTGACGTTTATCGATATAGACCACCAACTCCTGCCCGACAGTATTACCCTGCCGCTGCTCTGGCTGGGATTACTACTTAACAGCTTTGAAGTATTTACTACACTTGGCAACGCCGTCTGGGGTGCTGCATTAGGCTACCTGGCGCTCTGGTGTGTCTATTGGGCGTTTAAACTGTTGACCGGCAAGGAAGGCATGGGTTACGGCGACTTTAAGCTCCTGGCCGCACTGGGCGCCTGGGGTGGGGCCATCAGCTTACCCATGATTATTTTGTTCTCATCGGTAGCTGGCGTTCTACTGGCGGGTGGCATGATCGCACTGCGTAAGCATCAGGCCGCAAACCCTTTGCCTTTTGGCCCTTATCTGGCCATTGCCGGCTGGTTTGCAATACTCTGGGGCGAGCCAATCATGCGCTGGTACCTAAGTAGTTAA